In Apium graveolens cultivar Ventura chromosome 10, ASM990537v1, whole genome shotgun sequence, the following are encoded in one genomic region:
- the LOC141693432 gene encoding uncharacterized protein LOC141693432, with protein MWVFAKRLVSHRNFNKFNQFTRFKYVSAVTHLSSDLSDNNCDEAQLISDEKIEKSVALVDEFFDLDASKVTLHLESLSGSPRLAVSYFYELKEHGFRHGYCTYLAIVRILCYKGMVRMLSTVLSEVVELSGNDGLGFEVSELFDELTEEFKDEGQDLLVELVDVLVKVYVNLGRFDEAIDTIFRTKRRGCMPSILSCNYLMNRLVECRKMDMVVSLYLQLKRLGFTPNVYTYGIVIKAMCRKGEMEDATYVLYEMDQAQVEPDVFIYTSYIDGLCSHGTSVLGYDMLKLWRNAKVPFDVFAYLAVIRGFVSEMKLIEAENVLFDVEESGIALNADCYKAIIQGYCEAGDCSKSLALHSEMCKKGIKTNCVIVGSILQCLCRKGLNSEAVDQFMTFKDGEVFLDGVVYNIAIDALGKLGKLQEALELFEEMKSKRMVPDVVHYTTLINHFLLHGKYSKAFDFFKEMKEEGLNPDIIAFNVLAGGLSRNGLSHEVLNLLDYMRVQGLEPTTVTHNMIIEGLCIGGKVREAELFFGSLEEKGLDTSSAMVNGYCEAKETKRAYELFTRLSKQGLLVKREASLRLLSSLCTECEFDAAFTLFETILASDEGPCKRMCGKLITSLCHAGCMKEARRVFDTMIKIGLTPDVITYTIMLNGYCRVNHLHQARDLFGDMKKRGIKPDIITYTVMIHGYIEADMERANILSGEGKNKLRKKDVLSFWSELKEIGLNPDVKSYTALVCYFCQSNNLEGAIGLLDDMINTGVEPDIMTYTALLSGYFRQGDIDGAINLINAMEAQGIEPDTHIMSTLNLGLSKAKK; from the coding sequence ATGTGGGTTTTTGCTAAAAGGTTAGTTTCTCATCGAAACTTCAATAAATTTAATCAATTTACACGATTTAAATACGTTTCTGCTGTGACCCATTTGAGTTCTGACTTATCTGACAACAATTGTGATGAGGCCCAATTGATTTCTGATGAAAAAATTGAAAAAAGTGTTGCTTTAGTTGATGAATTTTTTGATTTGGATGCTTCTAAAGTTACTTTGCATTTGGAAAGTTTGAGTGGAAGTCCTAGACTTGCGGTTTCGTATTTTTATGAACTTAAAGAACACGGGTTTCGACATGGGTATTGTACTTATTTGGCTATTGTTAGGATTTTGTGTTATAAGGGTATGGTTAGAATGTTGAGTACTGTTTTGTCTGAGGTTGTTGAGTTGTCGGGGAATGATGGTTTGGGGTTTGAGGTTTCGGAGTTGTTTGATGAGTTGACGGAGGAGTTTAAGGATGAGGGTCAAGATTTGTTGGTTGAATTGGTTGATGTGTTGGTTAAGGTGTATGTGAATCTTGGGAGGTTTGATGAGGCGATTGATACTATTTTTAGGACGAAGAGGCGGGGTTGTATGCCGAGTATTTTGTCGTGTAATTATCTTATGAATCGGTTGGTTGAATGTCGGAAGATGGATATGGTCGTGTCGTTGTATTTGCAGTTGAAGAGGCTAGGATTTACTCCTAATGTGTACACATATGGGATTGTGATCAAAGCGATGTGTCGAAAGGGGGAGATGGAAGATGCGACTTATGTGTTGTATGAGATGGATCAAGCTCAAGTAGAACCTGATGTTTTTATCTATACGTCTTATATAGATGGGCTTTGTTCGCATGGAACTTCAGTTTTGGGATATGATATGTTAAAGCTGTGGAGAAATGCTAAGGTTCCTTTTGATGTATTTGCATACTTAGCTGTGATTCGCGGGTTTGTTAGTGAGATGAAGTTGATAGAAGCTGAAAATGTCTTGTTTGATGTGGAAGAATCAGGGATTGCACTTAATGCCGACTGTTATAAGGCCATAATTCAGGGGTATTGTGAGGCTGGGGATTGTAGCAAGTCTTTGGCACTTCATTCTGAAATGTGTAAAAAGGGTATCAAGACTAATTGTGTTATCGTAGGTTCCATTCTTCAATGCTTGTGTAGAAAGGGCTTGAATTCCGAAGCGGTGGACCAATTCATGACTTTTAAGGATGGGGAAGTTTTTCTTGATGGAGTTGTTTATAATATTGCAATTGATGCTCTTGGCAAATTGGGGAAGCTGCAAGAAGCATTGGAGTTGTTTGAGGAGATGAAGAGTAAGAGGATGGTCCCAGATGTTGTCCACTACACTACTCTGATTAACCACTTCCTCTTACATGGTAAGTATTCCAAAGCTTTTGATTTTTTCAAGGAAATGAAGGAGGAGGGTTTAAACCCCGATATTATAGCTTTTAACGTGTTAGCTGGTGGGCTGTCGAGAAACGGACTCTCACATGAGGTACTTAATCTTCTTGATTATATGAGAGTTCAAGGTTTGGAACCAACCACTGTTACACACAATATGATAATTGAGGGTTTATGCATAGGTGGGAAAGTGAGGGAAGCTGAACTGTTTTTTGGTAGCTTAGAAGAGAAGGGCCTTGATACTTCTTCTGCTATGGTAAATGGGTACTGTGAAGCGAAGGAAACAAAAAGAGCATATGAGCTTTTCACGAGGTTGTCCAAGCAAGGGCTATTAGTCAAAAGAGAAGCCTCCCTACGACTTCTCAGTAGCCTTTGTACAGAATGTGAATTTGACGCTGCTTTTACGCTATTTGAGACTATATTGGCTTCAGATGAAGGACCTTGTAAGAGAATGTGCGGCAAACTAATAACTTCACTTTGTCATGCCGGATGTATGAAAGAAGCACGACGGGTGTTTGATACAATGATCAAAATTGGGTTGACCCCGGATGTCATTACCTACACGATCATGTTGAATGGTTATTGCAGAGTGAATCACTTGCACCAGGCCCGTGATCTTTTCGGAGATATGAAGAAAAGGGGAATCAAGCCTGACATTATAACTTACACAGTTATGATTCATGGGTATATTGAAGCAGATATGGAAAGGGCTAATATTTTATCTGGTGAAGGCAAAAACAAGTTGAGAAAAAAGGATGTTTTGTCCTTTTGGAGTGAATTAAAGGAGATTGGACTAAACCCTGATGTGAAAAGCTACACAGCTTTGGTGTGTTATTTTTGCCAGTCAAACAACCTTGAAGGTGCCATTGGCCTACTAGATGACATGATTAATACAGGTGTCGAGCCAGATATCATGACTTACACGGCTCTACTCAGTGGCTACTTTCGGCAGGGTGATATAGACGGGGCAATCAATCTTATTAATGCAATGGAAGCACAGGGGATAGAACCAGACACCCATATCATGTCAACTCTAAATCTAGGCCTTTCGAAGGCTAAGAAGTAA